In Eleutherodactylus coqui strain aEleCoq1 chromosome 4, aEleCoq1.hap1, whole genome shotgun sequence, the following are encoded in one genomic region:
- the LOC136625967 gene encoding uncharacterized protein isoform X2 has product MHSCWKMKLQNEKTLGRSVSRSSNISKAGSPTSVTAPNSFPRTSVTPSSQDICSSSAVFSECCHQSPLQSAVVLKNPKCQSSKTSGATVTIICQDGFSMENASIKTCSSTVKPPKAKSTLPFSKSLNDVDRKTEESSGNCDFVERTSSEGKLLSAEEHHFAKNKFQFLENGAKCTNNPVSANNCNVVRGQSVSSNLMKIPYLDTSLGSVCIPIMDDKADSDSSKSKTLLHYIFSFSPSSSVHSLNRFQELDGYSRSLHAGTSSSMLLGSTDFCSDDMGDDDVFEDNMAVKEDPKELRAPLCSVEDSDLECPTPSKKIPPASPVSASGDACRICHCEGDDESPLITPCHCTGSLHFVHQACLQQWIKSSDTRCCELCKFEFIMETKLKPLRKWEKLQMTSSERRKIMCSVTFHIIAITCVVWSLYVLIDRTAEEIKLGQTTGILEWPFWTKLVVVAIGFTGGLLFMYVQCKVYVQLWKRLKAYNRVIYVQNCPETSKKKPFEKTTVIIEPNLESKEALGIHHSDTNSSYYTEPEDCGAAILQV; this is encoded by the exons AATGAAAAGACTTTGGGGCGTTCAGTCAGCCGTTCCAGCAACATTTCCAAG gcAGGAAGCCCAACTTCGGTTACAGCACCAAATAGCTTTCCACGGACATCAGTGACCCCTTCCAGCCAAGATATTTGCAG ttccagtgctgtattttcTGAATGTTGTCATCAAAGTCCATTGCAGTCTGCTGTTGTGTTGAAAAATCCCAAATGCCAGAGTTCTAAGACATCAGGGGCCACCGTGACCATTATTTGTCAAGATGGCTTCTCCATGGAAAATGCAAGTATAAAAACTTGTAGCAGCACTGTGAAGCCCCCTAAGGCTAAGTCCACCCTCCCATTCTCAAAGTCACTCAATGATGTGGACCGAAAAACTGAGGAGTCATCTGGGAACtgtgattttgtggaaagaactAGCTCAGAAGGGAAACTACTTTCAGCTGAAGAACATCATTTTGCAAAGAACAAATTTCAGTTTCTAGAAAATGGAGCTAAATGTACTAATAATCCTGTTTCGGCGAATAACTGTAATGTTGTTCGGGGTCAATCTGTCTCCTCCAACCTAATGAAAATCCCATATCTGGACACTAGTCTGGGATCTGTATGTATACCCATAATGGATGATAAGGCAGACAGCGATTCCTCAAAAAGCAAAACCTTGCTCCACTATATATTTTCGTTTTCTCCAAGTTCAAGTGTCCATAGCCTGAACAGGTTTCAAGAACTTGATGGCTACTCTAGAAGTCTTCACGCAGGCACCTCTTCCAGTATGCTTTTGGGAAGTACGGATTTTTGCTCTGATGACATGGGGGATGATGATGTGTTTGAGGACAATATGGCTGTCAAAGAAGATCCAAAGGAACTAAGGGCTCCTCTGTGTTCAGTGGAGGATAGTGACCTTGAATGTCCTACCCCTTCCAAAAAAATCCCCCCCGCTTCCCCGGTGTCTGCATCTGGGGATGCATGCAG GATATGTCACTGTGAAGGTGATGATGAAAGTCCTCTGATAACACCCTGTCACTGTACAGGAAGCCTTCATTTTGTGCACCAGGCTTGCCTCCAGCAATGGATCAAGAGCTCCGATACTCGGTGCTGTGAACTTTGCAAGTTTGAGTTTATTATGGAAACCAAATTAAAGCCTTTAAGAAAA TGGGAAAAGCTGCAGATGACCTCAAGCGAACGGAGGAAGATCATGTGCTCGGTTACATTCCACATCATTGCCATCACCTGCGTTGTTTGGTCTTTGTATGTTCTCATTGACAGGACTGCAGAGGAGATCAAATTGGGCCAAACCACTG GTATCCTGGAGTGGCCATTTTGGACTAAATTAGTCGTGGTAGCAATCGGCTTCACCGGAGGACTTTTGTTTATGTATGTGCAATGTAAAGTCTACGTCCAGCTATGGAAGAGACTAAAGGCTTACAACAGAGTCATCTATGTGCAGAACTGTCCCGAGACCtcgaaaaaaaaaccctttgagAAAACGACTGTCATAATTGAGCCAAATCTGGAGAGCAAAGAAGCTCTTGGCATTCATCACTCGGACACAAACTCGTCTTACTACACCGAACCAGAAGACTGTGGAGCAGCAATCCTCCAAGTGTGA
- the LOC136625967 gene encoding uncharacterized protein isoform X1: protein MKMNQMSAIPSRDLHSTCFQKKVKEREEQNEKTLGRSVSRSSNISKAGSPTSVTAPNSFPRTSVTPSSQDICSSSAVFSECCHQSPLQSAVVLKNPKCQSSKTSGATVTIICQDGFSMENASIKTCSSTVKPPKAKSTLPFSKSLNDVDRKTEESSGNCDFVERTSSEGKLLSAEEHHFAKNKFQFLENGAKCTNNPVSANNCNVVRGQSVSSNLMKIPYLDTSLGSVCIPIMDDKADSDSSKSKTLLHYIFSFSPSSSVHSLNRFQELDGYSRSLHAGTSSSMLLGSTDFCSDDMGDDDVFEDNMAVKEDPKELRAPLCSVEDSDLECPTPSKKIPPASPVSASGDACRICHCEGDDESPLITPCHCTGSLHFVHQACLQQWIKSSDTRCCELCKFEFIMETKLKPLRKWEKLQMTSSERRKIMCSVTFHIIAITCVVWSLYVLIDRTAEEIKLGQTTGILEWPFWTKLVVVAIGFTGGLLFMYVQCKVYVQLWKRLKAYNRVIYVQNCPETSKKKPFEKTTVIIEPNLESKEALGIHHSDTNSSYYTEPEDCGAAILQV, encoded by the exons AATGAAAAGACTTTGGGGCGTTCAGTCAGCCGTTCCAGCAACATTTCCAAG gcAGGAAGCCCAACTTCGGTTACAGCACCAAATAGCTTTCCACGGACATCAGTGACCCCTTCCAGCCAAGATATTTGCAG ttccagtgctgtattttcTGAATGTTGTCATCAAAGTCCATTGCAGTCTGCTGTTGTGTTGAAAAATCCCAAATGCCAGAGTTCTAAGACATCAGGGGCCACCGTGACCATTATTTGTCAAGATGGCTTCTCCATGGAAAATGCAAGTATAAAAACTTGTAGCAGCACTGTGAAGCCCCCTAAGGCTAAGTCCACCCTCCCATTCTCAAAGTCACTCAATGATGTGGACCGAAAAACTGAGGAGTCATCTGGGAACtgtgattttgtggaaagaactAGCTCAGAAGGGAAACTACTTTCAGCTGAAGAACATCATTTTGCAAAGAACAAATTTCAGTTTCTAGAAAATGGAGCTAAATGTACTAATAATCCTGTTTCGGCGAATAACTGTAATGTTGTTCGGGGTCAATCTGTCTCCTCCAACCTAATGAAAATCCCATATCTGGACACTAGTCTGGGATCTGTATGTATACCCATAATGGATGATAAGGCAGACAGCGATTCCTCAAAAAGCAAAACCTTGCTCCACTATATATTTTCGTTTTCTCCAAGTTCAAGTGTCCATAGCCTGAACAGGTTTCAAGAACTTGATGGCTACTCTAGAAGTCTTCACGCAGGCACCTCTTCCAGTATGCTTTTGGGAAGTACGGATTTTTGCTCTGATGACATGGGGGATGATGATGTGTTTGAGGACAATATGGCTGTCAAAGAAGATCCAAAGGAACTAAGGGCTCCTCTGTGTTCAGTGGAGGATAGTGACCTTGAATGTCCTACCCCTTCCAAAAAAATCCCCCCCGCTTCCCCGGTGTCTGCATCTGGGGATGCATGCAG GATATGTCACTGTGAAGGTGATGATGAAAGTCCTCTGATAACACCCTGTCACTGTACAGGAAGCCTTCATTTTGTGCACCAGGCTTGCCTCCAGCAATGGATCAAGAGCTCCGATACTCGGTGCTGTGAACTTTGCAAGTTTGAGTTTATTATGGAAACCAAATTAAAGCCTTTAAGAAAA TGGGAAAAGCTGCAGATGACCTCAAGCGAACGGAGGAAGATCATGTGCTCGGTTACATTCCACATCATTGCCATCACCTGCGTTGTTTGGTCTTTGTATGTTCTCATTGACAGGACTGCAGAGGAGATCAAATTGGGCCAAACCACTG GTATCCTGGAGTGGCCATTTTGGACTAAATTAGTCGTGGTAGCAATCGGCTTCACCGGAGGACTTTTGTTTATGTATGTGCAATGTAAAGTCTACGTCCAGCTATGGAAGAGACTAAAGGCTTACAACAGAGTCATCTATGTGCAGAACTGTCCCGAGACCtcgaaaaaaaaaccctttgagAAAACGACTGTCATAATTGAGCCAAATCTGGAGAGCAAAGAAGCTCTTGGCATTCATCACTCGGACACAAACTCGTCTTACTACACCGAACCAGAAGACTGTGGAGCAGCAATCCTCCAAGTGTGA